The Pelodiscus sinensis isolate JC-2024 chromosome 32, ASM4963464v1, whole genome shotgun sequence genomic sequence ATTCCACCTTCCTTACCCTGTAGGAGTCAGGCAGGCACAGAAACAATTGGTAGGGTGGAGGTGTTgagagccattgaatcaaactgtGTGTGATAGAAACCCattcaagccaggggctgcagtaggacttttaaaaaggggtactttataaaaaaaggttgagacacactgCCCTCACCTATGGTATCAGGCCATGATGGGAAGATACCTCCTGGGCCTGAACCAATTATAAGGATGCTGCATgatacatatgggctgtgtctagattggccagtttttccggaaaatcagccacttttccggaaaaacttgccagatgtgtacactggccacttgaatttccacaaaagcactgacttcctactgtaagaaatcagtgctttttgcggaaatactatgctgctcccattcaggcaaaagtcccttttgtgcaaaagttttgcgcaaaagggccagtgtagacagctgagatttgttttctgcaaaaaaaccccgatcgtgaaaatggagatcagggcttttttgcagaaaagcgcgtctagattggccatggacgcttttccgcaaaacgtgcgtttgtggaaaagcgtccgtgccaatctagacgctcttttccgaaaatgcttttaacggaaaacttttcccttaaaagcatttgcggaaaatcatgccagtctagacgtagcctatgtagTAATGTTACTAGGGCATAGATAATGGCTGTATATGCTCATATTTGTACTGAGGCAACCCCCATCAATGGTCTTTGGGGCTAAGACGGGCAAATGTGCATGAGCAATGAGTCAGGATAAACTTACGCATATTAGGGAAATTATTTCCAATGTGACTCAAAGAAAAGCGCTGGGAGTCTTGGTCTTTAGTATGCCAACTTCCCGAATGAAACTCTTCACAACGGGGCATGCATGTGGCAAGAGAGACTTTTCAGGGAGTCAATCCCAGCTCCCGTTGGGCCAGAGAAATAGAAGTGGAGCTAGCAATCAAGTCCCCCAATCCTCAAAGGAGCTTCCATTTATCTTTTGAACATTTTTATTCCGgctttgaaatgaaaacaaacaatccCTTGGACTATTGACCATGTGACAGATCACAACCAAGCCTGCTTTCTGCTTAATTTCCACAAATAGGGGATCATAGATGCCTTTTTAATTATATCAGGAAAGCTTCCTTCTCACAAATCCATTTAACAACAGCACTGCAGGTCTCAGAATGAATTTGCTTTCCTTTTATCACTCCACAGCTGTTCCTTTCGGCAGGGCCCACTATTGGGAACCTAGAACAAAGGAGAAATTCATAATTTGTGCATTTTTCACTTCAAGAACTCACATTTGTAATACATCTTGCTTTCTTCCTTCTCCTGTGTATTTTCCTACTGTGCCCTAGGGCAGATATGATGAGCAGGTGTGTCTCAGAAGAAAAGACTTGTCGACATTACCAAAAGAGTTATTTATACCTAAGGGAATTCTGAGCCACTGCATAGGTACAGAATTCATGTGTCCTGGAGAATTTTCTTTCCGTAGAAATTACAGTCTGCCCAGAAGTGCTGCAGTTCCATCTTTTGCCCAACAGAGGTCACTGTGGCACCAGAACACAGCAGGAATGAAGAATTGCTCCAGGAGCAGAAATTCAACACCAGCACCCTGGCCACAGAATGAGGTGAGCACAGAGTGGAATGCACAGGGttttggggggcggggtgttCAGAATGGCTGGGGGGGACAAACTGGGATGAGGGCTCAGGAGATAGTGGGGGTGACAGTGATGAATCAAGGGTTGAATGGGGATGGAAGTGCAAGGCCTcatgaggagaggggaggagactaCGGAGGCACATCAGGATGATGGGTGGGGGGACAGGGGCAAATGCATCTGACTGAATGGGAGAGCTTTCAGGCCAACCAGGATCTGCATGGAGAGGTTTCCTGATCCCTGAAAAATCTCCTGCCAAAAAAGCATTCTGTTCTCTACTGATCCCACCCACCCCAAACAACCCTCCAAGTTCACTCCCAGGCTCCCCAGCAATTAATTCTCTCTCCCTTAGCTCCTCGTTACTCTGACTCCCCCCAGCCTTTGCCCAGATCCTGGTTCCGTATTGTAGCCAAAATTATTACTCGAAGTGCTGTATTGATATGTCTAATAAGGAATccatttgatttaaaaaacaatgtcTTGCGTCTTCTTTGATGTCTGAACAGTTACAGAAATACTTGCTgatggatattttgaaataaattatgaaAATAATTCAAACCCACGTGGttatattgtgttatttcaaCAAAATATGCCGGATTTTGtagacttttaaaatattatgggcagaatttttatttttatttttattttgtggggacagaattcCACGAGGTGTAATAAAAGCAACAAACATATAATAATTCCCACAGACATATGGCTGAATTACACTGGAGTGAAGTCGAGAACACACAGCTGGAATTTAGAGAGATATTGCCACTATCCTCAAAATCAGTGTTAAAAACCCAAAACATACACAATTAAGTTTATTTTAACGACCTGCTGAGACATGGAAATACAGAGTTGGCAAATTAAACAACCTTAACACTGTCCTATAATGACATCATTCAAGAACTAGACAATGAAGGTATTTTACTGTTTATAGTCCTATCTTAGATTAATAGATCTTAAGTCTCAAAAGGATGGTTTGGATCATCTACTCTGAATTTCTGTGTCCAGAAAGATACATTATGATAATCAATGCCATTCAGTATCACCCATGGAGATGCTATGGATTGTCAGAAGATTATATGCTCAGATGCAGGCCCCTTTGTGTTCTTGAACACAGCGTGCAGATGTGaatgcctcatctcaaaaaagatacactggaattggaaaaggttcagaaaagggcaacaaaagtgattagaaaGATAGAATGGCTGccagatgaggagaaattaataggATTGGcaattttcagcttggaaaaaagatgactaagggggggatatgatggaggtctataaaatcatgatcgctctggagaaagtgaataagtaaaagttatttattccttaTAGTAACACAAcaatgaggggtcaccaaatgaaatgaatagtcaGCAGGTgcgaaacaaacaaaaggaagtttttttttcacaCAGTGGAAAATGCAtgctctgtggaactccttgccagaggatgttgtgaaggcaaataccataaagctacatctagactatggggctACTTCAGGATACTTTCAgtaacccaaaatagctattccacgtcttttaaatctatttcaaaatagatttcgaaaaaatgggctcactattccaatatccctgtaaccttattccacgagggttaagggacattttagaatagcggtttattctgaaattagattgaaataagatacacaatttgcatagctcaaattgcgtatcttattttgacctatgggttcagagtagatgcaccctagtagggctcaaaaaagagctagataaattattggaggttaggtccatcaattgctattagccaggatgacagtattggtgtccctggcctctgtttgccagaagttgggaatgggtgacagggaataaATCacttgattctctgttctgttcattacctctggggcacctggcattggccactatcggaatacagaacactgggctagatgaaccattaatctgatccaatatggccacACTTATGTTCTGAAAGCATGATCTAGTCCCATTAGTGAATATATTCTCTTAAAATCTTGAAACAACAGCACACTCGTGTGCCTTGTGGAAGCAGGATATTGAATGATGCAGGGGAGTTTTATATTATGCAGCTGAGAGGTGTCCAGGAGGAAAACAGTGCAATTCCCAGCACTtccggttgtcctggcacaaccaaacgctGAGCTTTCTTTCTGTTagaaaaagaggaagctgcaatcAAAGTTGTCGGCCCTAGCTCTGACCATTTAAGAGTTCTGGAATAAATGAACTCATGCAGAGACACACAGAcggatggactcacagacagacaaacacacaaatctctaaaatatatagagagatatcTTAGAGAAATTACCTTTTTATTGACCTCTGTCATGATCTTCAATTCCTATTAGTGACAGAGGGAGGGAGTGTATCACTTTTGGTCCCTGTCAAAATCAGAAAGTCAAACTATTGTTTCTAAGCTGCTAGAAAATAGTCAACACCAGCAACGCTCACCGTGTTTGATCCAGATGGGAATTGTCCACCCAGGTCCACTTCCTCTGTGGGGATGTCATGGTGAGTCCCAGCCAAACCGGATTTGTGTCCTGAGTGACATTGGCTATGAAATCCTGTGAAGTACAAATTAGAAGGGACTGAATGAACATGCCATAAGTTGATACCATTCCCTGCAAACTCTCTTTAGACACAGGCTGTTGATTTTCAGGGGCTATCATGAGCAACGATCAGCACTACCTGAGCCAAAGCTATTTCTTTCCAAAGACAGGTCATTCTGGAGTTAGAGGGGCTCCCTAGGAACTGGCTGTTGGTGTTGGGCTGAGATGCCTGGGAGAAGGGATTGCCATGCATGCTGTTTGACCTTCTCTGTTCCAGGGCTGGTATTCCTGTGTAAATAGCAAGTCATCCCAGACTCCATGTTGTTAACTTCTCCTGCACCAGAAATCACTCAACAAGGTCCCAAAATGCTGCTTCTGCTTGGCAAAGGAGCAGCAGTAGTGTTAGAAATAGGGGCGATAATATTATAACAAGTGACCTATTACCCCAGCTGCAGTGTAtgtaatttcatagaatcatagaatactaggactggaagggacctcgagaggtcatcgagtccagtcccctgccctcatggcagaaccaaatactgtctagatcatctctgatagacatttatctaacctactcttaaatatctccacagatggagattccacaacctccctgggcaatttattccagtgtttgaccatcctgacagttaggaactttttcctaacgtccaaccgaaacctcccttgctgcaatttaagcccattgcttcttgttctatcctcagaggccaagatgaacaagttttctccctcctccttatgacacccttttagatgaatgaaaacagctatcatgtcccccctcagtcttctcttttctaaactaaacaaacccagttccttcagacttccctcatagctcatgttctctagacctttaatcattctcgttgctcttcactggaccctctccaatgtctccacatctttcttgaaatgcggtgcccagaactggacacaatactccaactgaggcctaaccagtgcagagtagagcggaagaatgacttctcatgtcttgctcacaacacatctgttaatgcatcccagaatcacgtttgctttctttgcaacaaatTTGCCTTTTACTTTACCATCTCCTTTTCATCCTGGATCACCAGGAGGTGAGACCTCTTCGCTAAGCAATCATCATTGCTCCTGTTCCAAATTCCACTCTCTTTAGATGCCCAGTAGCATTTTCCCTCATGCATGTGCCAGTCCGTGGGGCAGAATTTGCACCCGGAGCCCTCTGGAGTAAGGAAAGAAGATAGTTTTGTTTAAGGATAGGCCTTGTTGCCGGATGGCAGGACACACTGCAGCCCAGGGGGAAGGTGCATTGGTAGAGGTGTCAGCCAGACCTCTGGTATTGCAGAAtggaatcacagagctggaagtttGTGTAGATCTAGTGCTTTTATTTGAACGTGTAAATCATTAGACTGTGTACATAGACATGGTCAGTGAATGAAGTCTCCCGCATCCACCCAAACATCATGCAAAATAGAAAACTAGAGCTGTCCAGCAAAAAGATTGCAATTTCTGCTGGCCGCCTTCTGGTGCATTTAAAAGATAAGTAGTgggtaatgttccctctaatcttttccatccatgtgtgggcTTTTTCCAtgtatgtgcagaataatttccTCAGCTCTTACAGTTTCCTCAGCTCTTATAGTTTTTCAGGTGGTGGCATCAAAATGGGATTATTACACCTCATTGCCACTTTTGAACAGCAATGTTGCTTTGCCAGTTTGGGTAGCTACATTTCCCCCTCCCTTAATTCCCTGTGAAATTGCAGTTGGATATTTCTGCTCTTTAGCTCTTGCATACAGTGTTGTAGTGCGCTGCTAAAGAACCAGAAAGTTcctccccagagatggctgctTATTGTTGATAGATGATTTATGGTAGGGAGGttgctaaaccagtgtttctcaaccagtggtatgcgTACCTttagaggtactcgagagaagtctggggagtatgtaaacacaactgaaatttggagaaaactgaatttttgttttacgttttacagcattttattatttttgtacttttaacacccaaaaatttaatcgcccactcagctacaattaagttgtttaaacaaatatgttgcaatggtagaaaaaatatggtgtgtctgaaaactgtaggtactgggggtacttataatttttattttttttaaaggggtactttataaaaataaggttgagaaacattgctctaaACCATAGTTAAAGCCATAGGGTGATCTTTTCCCCCCGCAGGACACTGTTGTGTATATGGTGGGATATAGGAGGAGTGGAAGAATCTTTCAACCTTTGGGGATGCAAGATTCACAAGCAATGAGGGTATTTATGGCACATATGGAAGCAACCTGTTCTGTGTGTACTGAATTACAAAGTTGCCACTAGACGTCACCGCAGTGCAGGAAGTTGCAGTGGTACCTATGAGGTTACCTTCTGAGCGACTGTAGGAAGGCTGACACAGAAATTGTTTCAAGTGAGACAGGAACTCTTCCAGGTTAGTGGTGTGTCTGGTTCCATTGGTGAAAACGTAGGTGGCACCGTCGTTATTCATGCTATTCGTTGCTGCTCTGGTCTGTTCTTCACAATGGACGTGTAACTGGAAAACTTTACGACAGCACCAACATCAGTGACAAGAGGGGGTCAGAGAAAACTGAGTGTTTAATGGGGTTGTCACCTTTGCGGAACAAATATCTGGGACGTCCAGGATGATCCTGAGCCTGTGTAATTAAACAGCAGACTGGCTGTGTACACGGAGCATCTAGACTGATTAAAAGAATGACCTTGGGAAAACCTAGCCAGGAGTTATGAACCTGAGCAGATACAAAATTCGTTTGTAGATCCCTGCAAATttacagatatctgctttatatccaccgGTATCCGCATCCACATTATTGTGGccgtggataccaattttgtatctgcgcagagCCGTAACTGTAAGTTGTAATCCCCTTTTCCCTACACATTTAACTGGGACATGATCTAGGCACATCCCAGGACTCTCATGTTTCCAGCTCTGATGTACAttttgttcatagaatcatagaacactagaactggaagggaccttgagaggtcatcgagtccagtcccctgccctcatggcaggaccaaacaccatctagaccatccctgataggggtctatccaacctgctcttaaatatctccagacatggagatttcacaacctccctaagcaatttattccagtgtttaaccacgctgacagttaggaagttttttgtaatgcccaacctaaacctcccttgctgcagtttaagccccttgcttcttgtcctatcctcagaggacaaagagaacattttttctccctcctccttgtaacattcttttagctacttgaaaactgctatcattccCTCTctaagtcttctcctttccaaactaaacaagcccagttctttcagtcttccctcatagctcatgttcgctagacctttcatcactcttgttgctcttttctggaccttctccaatttctccacatttttcttgaaatatggtgcccagaactggacacaatactccgagtGACGtctaaccagagcagagtagagcggaagaatgacttctcatgtcttgctcacaacactcttgttaatgcctcccagaatcatgtttgctttttttgcaacagtctcccactgttgactcatatttagcttgtggtccactatggctCCTGGCTAcctttctgcattactccttcctaggctgtcatttcccattcttCATATCATATGGTGACCTGCAATGAGGATGTGCCGGGGGTTCTGATCACATAACACATTGGAAGCAGAAGTGGAATCTCAATGGCATGTGGGAAAAGGAGAATTCATGGTACACTGTTACATACCTGTGCAAAGGGTTATAAGCCCTGGAACTactcaccccacagccccagtGCTATCACAGCAGCCAGCAGGACAATATTCCCAGCCCATCCGACCGCTAGAGCAATTCGAATACAGCGGGCACGCTCACAGGAATCTGCAACAATCCATATGTGGAGCTCATTCTAACACCCCTTCTGCTTCTCTGCCAAGCAGAAGCAACATGCCAGGGCCTTGTTGGGTGGTTTCCAGTGTAGGAGAAGACAACAACATGGAGTCTGGGACTACTTGCTATATTTATACATAAATCCCAGTCCTGGAACAGAGATGGTCAAACAGCAGTCAGAGATAATAACAGTGAGACATGGGATGCTGTTGTATAGCCCATAGCGTATTTATGTAACACCAGAAGCAATTATTTGAAGTGTCTTACCAGAATACCATATGTCAAAGCTGAAGATATACTAAagataactatgggtatgtctacactacagcactaagctaattcgaattagcgcatccagacttaaaaactagttcgaattagcgttttgctaattcgaactagcatgtccacattgagaggaccctgaaccgaggttaaggatggccggaagcagtgccggcagggcatcagattaggacttagagcgtggaactgctgtctcaggctagccgagggattttcttaaaaggacccgacccccaccctggacagacagttctcaggggttccccgcttgcaaagcagtcctggtttggagtgccctgagtacccacactcggcacatcacagcactcggccatcagcccggctgcacttgccgcaggctgccattcggggTGAGGGGTCAAtcgtggggctgcaggagagcttccaccccaaggagcctgcagagccagcccagtcctccccatcgggggctcgtaccccattccaccctcatctccttccacttacccctccctagcccccattcctgatgtacaaaataaaggacacgtgtgttcaaaaatagaagctctctttattgaacaaaactgggggagactgggaaaaggaagtgggagaggggaagagagaggctgggagaggggagggcaactaaaatgatgaggggtttggaataggtcccatacaaagagaggctaaagagactgggacttttcagcttagaaaagaggagactgagggggggaaatgatagaggtctataaaagaatgagtggtgtggagagggtgcatacagaaaagttcttcattagttcccataatagaaggactagaggacaccagatgaaatgaatgggtagcaggcttcaaactaacaacagaaagttcttcttcacaaagcaaatagtcaacctatggaactccttgctgcaggaggctgtgaaggctagaactagaacagagtttaaagagaagtgagataaagtgatggaggttgggtccatggagtgctattagccagggggtagaaatggtgtccctggcctctgtttgtggaaggctggagatggatggcacgagagaaatggcttggtcattgtcttcggtccatcctctccagggtacctagtgttggccgctgtcggcagacaggctactgggctagatggacctttggtctgacccagtacagccattctaagctcagggctcagggtcagcggtctcactggaccactttgattttcatgcaaacctgctcctgggtggccaggttggcagctatcctgccctagacggccactttcctgtgcctagtgcagaggtcgtggatgaggtccacggtgtctgcactagaccaggcgggcgcccgcctcttgtggagctgagcaggctcctgggagccgccagcctggttccggggagaggcggagggctgggtggcagcgggtggctggctggagccgtgccaggtgcagggtctgctggctgggtgctggcaggcttacacctggcacgggcaccgtagccagcctgtgcccctttaagggatccgggtctgggagaggggcagaagagtttccctggtggtgcccagagtggccaccagggaaagctggggagggctagcctccctctagttcgaattaagtggctacatagcccttaattcaaactagttaatttgaactaggcgttagtccttgtagaatgaggtttacctagttcgaattaagcgctctgctagtttgaattaagttcgaactagcggtttgtgtgtatagacgctatgaaagttaattcgaactaacggctgttagttcgaattaactttgtagtatagacataccctatgagagaaaCAAGGAAAGTGAAGTAACATCATTTAAGggatcaatttctgttggtgacagaCAAGTTTTCAAGACACACGGAGTTCTTCTTCAACGCTTCTCTCTTCCATCAAGAGAAattgggccaataaaagatattacctcacccaccttcttcTTCGAATATCCTGGCACCAACACAGCTGTACTCCACTGCAAACAATGTCAACCCGTTAACAAATGAACCGTCACTGACTGGTTGGCTCTGTCACATAAAGGGTGAGGTCCTAGGTACTTCCCTTTGTGGCTACACAGAGAATCTGTGCTTCAGCCATACCAGTTGAGGCAAGTGGAAAGCTGTATTAAAACTACAAGCTAGCTCTTTAAATaaacaggaaaataaaacaaGACAAGGAGACCGGTGGAACCTTAAAggttaacaattttattatgggataagcttttgtgagttgcagctcacttcatcagatgcatgaagtgaaagtgACAGAAACTGACAGTAGGGCTACAGACATGGAAGTGTTGGTAGAGTTACAGAGAAGGGAATGTTACCTCAGAGCTAATTCAGTCAAGGTGGATGTGGACAACAAGGTCAGAATACCTAAAGGGAACGATTGcttattgtaatgagagagcTTTTCCCAATCCCAAATTCAGACCCATACTgatggggtgcgtctagactggcatgattttgtagaattgcttttaacggaaaagtttttccgttaaaagtatttctgcaaaagagcgtctagattggcacgggtgcctttgtgcaaaaagtgcttttgcgtaaaagcatccgtggccagtctagacacgattttgtgcaagaaagccccgatcgccattttcaccatcagggcttttttgtgcaaaacagttcttccctgtctacactggccctctcgcgcaaaaatatttgtgcaagagggctttttcctgagcgggagcgtcagtgtatttgtgcaagaacactgacaatcttacatgagatcgtcagtgttctcgtacaaattcaagcggccagtgtagacagctggcaagtttttgccagtctaaacgcagccaTGGTGTCAAATGTGCATATGAATTCCAGATCAAAACCAGTCTGCAACATGAAACAGCGGAAATAAGTAATTTTTCCCTTTCAGTATTCTCGCCTTCTTATTCATATCTGTCCCAATTGATTAGCTCTAATGTAACACCGTCATCTCTGTAACCGTACcacctgtttctttttctttcacttcatgcatctgacaaagtgagttgcaattcacgaaagctcatgccataataaaattgttagtctttaaggcatgACAGGACCCCTTGTTGTTTTTGATGaaacacagtgtagacgtagccaatatgtcgGGCTCTGCCCAAGAGCATGTGAGCTGATTAGAACAAGCAAAGAAAGAATTATCATCTTCACGCAAGGATCCCCTTCACTTTCCGTATTTTCTGATTCTTCTCTGAACATTTCCCAGGTTTTGAAAAAGCCGGGACTCAAGTTTTCccgatttttttttcatgcaaatTTGGCTTTTTTGAGACCCAAGAATTTTTTGGCAGAAGAAGTAGACCTGAAACTTAAAATcaagtgggaggaggaagattcCACACCTTGACTACTGACCACACTTTGAGGGGAGGGCCCTTCcggaccctggccctgcaccacagcCTAACCTGCTTCCTGTGCATGAGTTCTGTCTGACTAGGGTCTGTCTGCCTTGGAGAGCAAGATGGAGAGACGGTCTGGTACTGGCAGCCAACCCGACCCACACAGAACCACCTTCCTGACTCTATACAGAGCTTCAGTGTGGTCCCAGGGAGCAGATGGGGCTGTGCTAAGGGCCGAGATCAGGAGAAAACTCTGTCTGATTGAAGAGCCAgtactcacaggctatgtctacatttcgctctcttgtgcaagaacatatgcaaatgaggcatgcctcatttgcatatgttcttgcgcaggagagcgcaatgtagacgtagccacagtgtgcagcactccattcccctcctgatcaatgttccctctgatcttttcagtccgcatgtggaataaattttgttctgtgcactgaggcatatgccaatgtgcaccactagtagaaacaaaaaagctAGCTGTCAGcgctctgctaatcggctggTGGTATTTGAATCCCTCCTGAGTCGCCGCACAAGCGCatagctcacagggaacactgctcttctTGATCC encodes the following:
- the LOC142823129 gene encoding killer cell lectin-like receptor subfamily F member 1 is translated as MEDEEGYMALDLRQKQRQAGRHAAGGGAHDSCERARCIRIALAVGWAGNIVLLAAVIALGLWVFQLHVHCEEQTRAATNSMNNDGATYVFTNGTRHTTNLEEFLSHLKQFLCQPSYSRSEEGSGCKFCPTDWHMHEGKCYWASKESGIWNRSNDDCLAKRSHLLVIQDEKEMDFIANVTQDTNPVWLGLTMTSPQRKWTWVDNSHLDQTRFPIVGPAERNSCGVIKGKQIHSETCSAVVKWICEKEAFLI